A window of candidate division KSB1 bacterium contains these coding sequences:
- a CDS encoding tryptophan 7-halogenase — protein sequence MSIINLTSNADVVVIGGGPAGSTVSALIAQHGYKVQLFEREHFPRFHIGESLIPETYWVLKRLGMLEKMKNSHFVKKYSVQFVNASGKLSAPFYFWDNKPHECSQTWQVVRSEFDLMMLNNAREHGVEAHEGVRVRDVLFDHQRAVGVKIQLEDGTIRDVPARVVVDASGQSGLLQNKFKLRIWDPVLNKGAIWTYWQGAYRDQGRDEGATMVLQTANRQGWFWYIPLHDDRVSVGVVAPFDYLFKGRKSHEQTYNEEVERCPAVKERVSSGKRITGYFATKDYSYRATQAAGDGWVTIGDAFGFLDPLYSSGVLLALRSGEMAADAIVEGFQNGDLSAAQLGKWGPLFNLGVDRMRRLVCEYYDGFSFGQFVRHYPHLKGTVTDLLIGDLFTDRVDGVWQAMESLYPPGKTPPPAWNSGTPPEVAANKANELILPDGLRP from the coding sequence ATGTCCATCATCAACCTCACCAGCAATGCAGATGTCGTCGTCATCGGCGGCGGCCCCGCCGGTTCCACTGTGTCCGCCCTGATTGCCCAACATGGTTACAAAGTCCAGCTTTTTGAGCGCGAGCATTTTCCGCGCTTTCACATCGGCGAATCGCTGATTCCTGAAACGTATTGGGTGCTCAAACGGCTCGGCATGCTCGAGAAAATGAAGAACAGTCATTTTGTGAAAAAATACAGCGTGCAGTTTGTCAACGCCAGCGGCAAGCTTTCAGCGCCATTTTATTTTTGGGATAACAAGCCGCACGAGTGCTCGCAGACCTGGCAGGTCGTGCGCAGCGAGTTTGATTTGATGATGCTCAACAACGCGCGCGAGCACGGCGTCGAGGCCCACGAAGGCGTGCGTGTACGCGATGTACTTTTTGATCATCAACGCGCCGTGGGAGTAAAAATTCAATTAGAGGACGGCACAATCCGCGACGTGCCGGCGCGAGTCGTTGTCGATGCCAGCGGCCAGAGCGGCTTGCTGCAAAACAAATTCAAATTGCGCATTTGGGATCCGGTACTCAACAAGGGCGCGATTTGGACGTACTGGCAGGGCGCTTATCGCGACCAAGGCCGCGACGAAGGTGCGACAATGGTTCTGCAAACGGCGAATCGGCAGGGATGGTTTTGGTACATTCCGCTGCACGACGACCGCGTCAGCGTCGGCGTGGTTGCGCCATTCGATTATCTTTTCAAAGGGCGCAAGAGCCACGAGCAAACTTACAATGAAGAAGTCGAGCGCTGCCCGGCCGTGAAAGAACGCGTGTCTTCCGGCAAGCGCATCACCGGCTACTTCGCCACCAAAGATTATTCCTACCGGGCGACGCAAGCTGCCGGCGATGGCTGGGTCACCATCGGCGATGCGTTCGGCTTTCTCGACCCGCTGTATTCCTCGGGCGTGTTGTTAGCTTTGCGCTCCGGCGAGATGGCAGCGGATGCCATCGTCGAAGGTTTTCAGAACGGCGATTTGTCCGCCGCGCAACTTGGTAAATGGGGCCCGCTCTTCAACCTCGGCGTTGACCGCATGCGCCGCCTCGTGTGCGAATATTACGACGGCTTCAGCTTCGGCCAATTTGTGCGTCATTATCCGCATCTCAAAGGCACGGTCACAGATCTACTAATTGGCGACTTGTTCACAGACCGTGTGGATGGCGTCTGGCAGGCAATGGAATCATTGTATCCTCCCGGCAAAACACCGCCGCCGGCCTGGAACTCGGGCACACCGCCTGAAGTGGCCGCCAACAAAGCCAATGAACTGATTCTGCCGGATGGGCTTCGCCCCTAA
- a CDS encoding putative DNA binding domain-containing protein encodes MDCKELLDILNRGEDSAHQFKENFTSIDNLAVEISAFANTDGGQIIIGVSDRGALLGLSQEDIHRLNQWISNATTSKIDKAIYVKTEILACEGRRLMIIHVPRGSNKPYAVNRVDVWVKNGADKRRAPIEEVLRLAQTSGLHFADELEIDAGMEDFDKEFFLRRYKKYYKEGFEKLGISLEQLLTNLKILKNDKLTLAGLLLFGKNPERLRPQFVTKATYFAGKDVSVRDFIDKQDVHGKLIEQFKEGRAFIKRNLRRIQTTKNFNAPGVLEIPEEAFAEAIANAIVHRNYYISAPIQIYLFDDRLEIHSPGNLPNTITEQNIKFGVHVERNPTILSFLEKDAEFSYTGRGSGIPRVIKACNRAKVKVDFIDDQVKQVFSVVFFRRT; translated from the coding sequence ATGGATTGTAAGGAATTGCTCGACATATTGAATCGCGGTGAAGATTCGGCGCATCAATTTAAAGAAAACTTCACCAGCATCGACAACCTGGCCGTGGAAATCAGCGCTTTTGCCAACACCGATGGCGGGCAGATTATTATTGGCGTTTCAGATAGAGGTGCGTTGTTGGGCTTGAGCCAGGAGGATATCCACCGGCTTAACCAATGGATTTCCAATGCCACGACGAGCAAAATCGATAAAGCGATCTATGTGAAAACAGAAATTTTGGCATGCGAAGGCAGACGTCTCATGATCATCCACGTTCCGCGTGGAAGCAACAAGCCGTATGCTGTCAATCGGGTGGATGTCTGGGTCAAGAATGGCGCTGACAAAAGGAGAGCGCCTATCGAAGAGGTGTTGAGGCTGGCGCAAACTTCAGGGCTGCACTTTGCCGATGAATTGGAGATCGATGCGGGGATGGAAGACTTTGATAAAGAGTTTTTCCTGCGTCGTTACAAAAAGTACTATAAAGAGGGATTCGAAAAGCTGGGAATCTCTCTGGAGCAATTGCTCACCAATCTAAAGATTTTAAAAAATGACAAGCTCACCCTCGCCGGTCTTTTGCTGTTTGGAAAAAATCCAGAAAGATTGCGGCCGCAATTCGTGACCAAAGCCACTTATTTCGCGGGAAAGGACGTATCCGTTCGCGACTTTATCGACAAGCAAGACGTTCATGGAAAATTGATCGAGCAATTCAAAGAAGGAAGGGCATTCATTAAAAGAAATTTGCGGCGGATACAAACCACGAAAAATTTCAATGCGCCAGGCGTTCTGGAGATACCTGAAGAGGCCTTTGCCGAAGCCATCGCCAACGCCATCGTCCATCGCAATTACTACATTAGCGCGCCGATACAAATTTACTTGTTCGATGATCGTTTGGAAATTCACAGCCCCGGCAATCTGCCCAATACCATTACCGAGCAAAATATCAAATTCGGCGTTCACGTGGAGCGTAATCCGACCATCCTTTCCTTCCTGGAAAAAGATGCTGAGTTCAGCTATACGGGACGCGGCAGCGGCATTCCGCGCGTGATCAAAGCGTGCAATAGAGCCAAAGTTAAAGTGGATTTCATCGATGACCAGGTCAAACAAGTTTTCAGCGTTGTTTTTTTTAGAAGAACGTGA
- a CDS encoding T9SS type A sorting domain-containing protein: MKRFTRFIQGRSATILLIALSTFIAFQISADTAIVDFETYTLGTVHLQDGWSSSGAAGSGCAVYDHQIVTNTYGYASFGTKSLRMSNAVVSGCFSDQTFSKPVTDEAGESTASDAFSGGFSGGTRQPYFEAEWDFASTVPGAEQPGLSVVASPDRGDGARMSWVQMRDTPTGLEVNFFDYQISAAPPTGTFVFTNVVSGLDRTVPHHIRITMEFVDGPENDIVKVYVDGVLKHTGTSWEDFFRQNQPPGTRTVDCILFRTGGTPGVNDAPATLGKGFLIDNLRVFSGPLPKSFVLLADEDIQINAQFNSDGEIHANNDIFFNHGNKPNSVHTGNVTASDDIFINKRNKIVGTVMGDDVENSGTVTGGITENAGIAAVPLPVLPDIDHGDDDVTVKKGKTLTVAPGDYEEVKVEKKGTLNLKSGTYNLECLNLGEKATLVIDLSSGDPIILNVDEEVIFGKNAVMKLMPSTASTNLITINTDEDDDGDEDFDDEENDDDRLVLGEGAQVFGNLIAPETMVVLGKKSRFKGAICAENILVLNGARFVHHSSTATFPKESEIEEPEVAQSQVITDYVLEQNYPNPFNPSTEISFQLPMASAVKLVIYSITGQVVRELVNGELPAGRHVISWNGRNRTGEAVAGGVYLYRLTIERNGETPIVITKKLTVVK, from the coding sequence ATGAAAAGATTTACACGCTTCATCCAAGGCCGTTCTGCGACCATTTTGTTGATCGCACTCAGCACATTCATTGCTTTTCAAATCTCGGCCGATACCGCCATTGTCGATTTTGAAACGTACACACTTGGCACCGTGCATCTACAAGATGGCTGGAGCAGTTCAGGCGCTGCCGGTTCAGGCTGTGCGGTCTATGACCATCAAATCGTCACAAATACCTACGGCTACGCTTCCTTCGGCACCAAGAGCCTGCGGATGTCGAATGCAGTGGTAAGCGGATGTTTTAGCGACCAAACTTTTTCCAAACCGGTGACGGACGAAGCCGGCGAATCCACCGCTTCGGATGCTTTCAGCGGAGGTTTCTCCGGCGGCACGCGCCAGCCGTATTTCGAGGCGGAATGGGATTTTGCCTCCACTGTTCCGGGCGCGGAACAACCCGGGCTTTCGGTCGTGGCCAGCCCCGATCGCGGCGACGGCGCGCGCATGAGCTGGGTGCAAATGCGGGACACGCCCACAGGCCTTGAAGTCAACTTTTTTGATTATCAAATCAGCGCCGCGCCACCCACCGGCACTTTTGTTTTTACAAACGTCGTCAGCGGCCTTGACCGGACAGTGCCGCATCACATTCGAATCACCATGGAATTTGTCGACGGCCCCGAGAATGACATCGTGAAGGTTTACGTCGACGGCGTCTTGAAGCACACCGGCACGAGCTGGGAAGATTTCTTCCGGCAGAATCAACCGCCCGGCACGCGGACGGTGGATTGCATTCTCTTCCGTACGGGAGGCACGCCAGGGGTGAATGACGCTCCGGCCACCCTAGGCAAAGGCTTTCTCATCGACAATCTCAGAGTCTTTTCGGGCCCGCTGCCGAAGTCTTTTGTGCTTCTCGCCGACGAGGACATCCAAATCAACGCCCAGTTCAACTCCGACGGCGAGATTCACGCCAATAACGACATCTTCTTCAATCACGGCAACAAACCCAACAGCGTTCACACTGGCAACGTCACGGCCAGTGACGACATTTTCATCAACAAGCGCAACAAAATCGTTGGCACGGTGATGGGCGACGACGTTGAGAATAGCGGTACGGTCACCGGCGGCATCACTGAAAATGCCGGCATTGCCGCAGTTCCGCTGCCGGTCTTGCCAGATATCGACCACGGCGATGATGACGTCACGGTTAAAAAGGGAAAAACGCTCACAGTGGCCCCCGGCGATTACGAGGAAGTCAAGGTCGAAAAGAAAGGCACGTTGAACCTGAAATCCGGCACCTACAATCTCGAATGCCTGAATCTCGGCGAGAAAGCCACGCTGGTCATCGACTTGTCTTCCGGCGATCCGATTATCCTCAACGTCGATGAAGAAGTGATTTTCGGTAAAAATGCGGTCATGAAACTCATGCCGTCCACGGCTTCGACCAACCTGATTACGATCAACACCGACGAGGACGACGACGGTGACGAAGATTTTGATGATGAAGAAAACGATGATGATCGCCTCGTGCTCGGCGAGGGCGCGCAGGTTTTTGGCAACCTCATCGCGCCGGAGACGATGGTGGTTCTCGGCAAGAAATCCCGTTTCAAAGGCGCGATTTGTGCGGAAAATATTCTGGTATTGAATGGCGCGCGCTTCGTGCACCACAGCTCGACGGCGACGTTCCCGAAGGAGTCTGAGATCGAGGAGCCCGAGGTCGCACAGTCCCAAGTCATTACGGATTACGTTTTGGAGCAGAATTATCCGAATCCGTTTAACCCCAGCACGGAAATCAGTTTCCAGTTGCCAATGGCCAGTGCAGTAAAGTTGGTGATTTATTCGATCACCGGCCAGGTTGTGCGCGAGCTGGTGAATGGCGAGCTGCCGGCGGGGCGGCACGTGATCAGTTGGAACGGCCGCAACCGCACCGGCGAAGCCGTTGCCGGCGGGGTTTATCTGTATCGGTTGACGATTGAAAGAAATGGCGAAACGCCGATCGTCATAACGAAAAAGTTGACGGTTGTCAAGTAA
- a CDS encoding efflux RND transporter periplasmic adaptor subunit — MSSKEKSVWLAIGAVAILGAFALPKIGLLRGNAKSHQSNNVAGAARDSRMPVRMQVIQSENVGDKVVTVGTILSNEEVEIRSEISGKVEKIYFTEGGRINKGEALLKINDAELQAQLSRAQYRQALAEQEAERKRQLFEKKLASQEEYDIAINQLNIAKAEAQLIQAQIGKTEIRAPFAGVIGLRYVSEGSYISPATRITTLQDFNPVKVDFTIPEKYARAVKKGDKITFTVEGASRRFSGNVYAVEAKIDPTTRTLHIRALSPNPDGALIPGAFANVEVVLREQERLMAPAYALIPELKGHRVFLYKNGKAMLQSVEIGSRTDEFVEVTQGVQAGDTLITSGILQLRPGMAVRPAETQ, encoded by the coding sequence ATGAGCAGCAAGGAGAAAAGTGTTTGGCTGGCAATTGGCGCTGTCGCCATCCTCGGGGCGTTCGCGCTGCCCAAAATTGGCTTGTTGCGAGGAAATGCAAAATCGCATCAAAGCAACAACGTTGCCGGCGCTGCGCGCGATTCGAGAATGCCGGTGCGGATGCAAGTCATTCAATCCGAAAATGTCGGCGACAAGGTGGTGACGGTCGGCACAATTTTATCGAATGAAGAAGTGGAAATCCGCAGCGAAATTTCCGGCAAAGTCGAGAAAATTTATTTCACCGAAGGTGGGCGGATCAACAAAGGCGAGGCATTGTTGAAAATTAACGATGCCGAGTTGCAAGCCCAACTTTCGCGTGCGCAGTACCGCCAGGCTCTTGCCGAGCAGGAGGCTGAGCGCAAGCGCCAATTGTTCGAGAAGAAACTGGCCAGCCAGGAGGAATACGACATTGCCATCAATCAACTGAATATTGCCAAGGCCGAGGCGCAATTGATCCAGGCGCAGATCGGCAAAACCGAGATTCGCGCGCCGTTCGCGGGCGTCATTGGCCTGCGTTACGTCAGTGAAGGCAGCTACATTTCTCCGGCGACGCGCATCACCACGCTTCAGGATTTTAACCCCGTTAAAGTCGATTTTACCATTCCTGAAAAGTATGCACGCGCCGTGAAAAAGGGCGACAAAATCACCTTTACCGTGGAAGGCGCTTCGCGAAGATTTAGTGGCAACGTTTACGCCGTGGAAGCGAAGATCGATCCCACCACGCGCACGCTGCACATCCGCGCGCTCAGCCCCAACCCCGACGGCGCTTTGATCCCCGGCGCCTTTGCCAATGTCGAAGTGGTTTTGAGAGAACAGGAACGGCTGATGGCGCCCGCGTATGCGCTCATTCCCGAGCTGAAAGGCCATCGCGTTTTTCTGTATAAAAACGGCAAAGCCATGTTGCAAAGCGTGGAGATCGGCAGCCGCACCGACGAATTTGTGGAAGTCACCCAGGGCGTGCAAGCCGGCGATACGCTGATCACCTCTGGCATTTTGCAACTGCGGCCCGGCATGGCGGTGCGGCCGGCGGAGACGCAATAA
- a CDS encoding CPXCG motif-containing cysteine-rich protein — protein MPNHEEDIFDEEDWTPFGEDRLLRAREGALTPAPWSCGRCGQTNETLIDLSSGYNQEYVEDCGVCCQPNLITVNIDPESLIIMLDNVLEDE, from the coding sequence ATGCCAAACCACGAAGAAGACATTTTCGACGAGGAGGATTGGACTCCCTTTGGAGAAGACCGGCTGCTGCGGGCCAGGGAAGGGGCGTTGACGCCCGCGCCCTGGTCGTGCGGCCGTTGCGGCCAGACGAATGAAACGTTGATCGACCTCTCCTCCGGTTACAACCAGGAATACGTCGAAGACTGCGGCGTGTGCTGCCAGCCGAATTTGATCACGGTCAACATCGATCCGGAAAGCTTGATCATCATGCTCGACAACGTTCTGGAGGACGAATAA
- a CDS encoding DoxX family membrane protein, whose amino-acid sequence MNTERIRLALRLLLGAVFIFSAVSKLLGAGLFEIAIVDQGLMATREQAAYPARLVIAFELFLGVALFFPFYLKRIILPLAIITLVAFTLLQGYQMTLGEQTQDCGCFGALLPMSSAESLAKNFILLGLSLWLFKITREEKRQAIFPSLLAAVSLAAVFVLAPVRRNYDETFAKYTQFEKAGRVDLTSGDKLVAVFNAECDHCQQTARELGELAAKTANFPQIYVLMFSEQASSIPIFSEKTNTDYPYHVISLDDFVGLIGASPPRIYWLQDGKVKAHWDEDFANHIIAAFKLLE is encoded by the coding sequence ATGAATACCGAAAGAATAAGACTCGCGTTGCGCTTGCTGCTTGGCGCCGTCTTCATCTTCTCCGCCGTCTCCAAGCTGCTCGGCGCCGGCCTGTTTGAAATCGCCATTGTCGATCAAGGCTTAATGGCAACGCGCGAGCAGGCGGCCTATCCGGCGCGGTTGGTGATTGCATTCGAGTTGTTTCTCGGTGTGGCTTTGTTTTTTCCGTTTTATCTGAAACGCATCATTCTGCCGTTGGCGATCATCACCTTAGTCGCATTCACGCTGCTGCAAGGCTATCAAATGACTTTGGGCGAGCAGACGCAAGACTGCGGCTGTTTTGGCGCGCTGCTTCCGATGTCCTCGGCAGAATCGTTGGCGAAGAACTTCATTCTTCTCGGCCTGAGCCTCTGGCTGTTCAAAATAACGCGGGAAGAAAAACGGCAGGCCATCTTTCCCTCCCTTCTTGCGGCCGTGAGTCTCGCCGCCGTGTTTGTGCTGGCGCCGGTGCGCCGCAATTATGATGAAACTTTTGCGAAATACACGCAATTCGAGAAAGCCGGCCGCGTCGATTTGACCAGCGGCGACAAGCTCGTGGCCGTGTTCAACGCTGAATGCGACCATTGCCAGCAGACCGCGCGGGAATTGGGCGAGCTTGCGGCCAAAACCGCGAATTTTCCCCAGATTTATGTGCTGATGTTCAGCGAGCAGGCTTCGTCGATTCCCATCTTCTCGGAAAAAACCAACACCGACTATCCTTATCACGTCATCTCATTGGATGATTTTGTTGGCTTGATCGGCGCCAGCCCGCCGCGCATTTATTGGCTGCAAGACGGCAAGGTCAAAGCCCACTGGGATGAGGATTTCGCAAATCATATTATTGCAGCGTTCAAGTTATTGGAGTGA
- a CDS encoding ring-cleaving dioxygenase produces MKNSVHGIHHLTAIAGDAQENLNFYVGVMGMRLVKRSVNQDVPDTYHLFYADGAGTPGTDLTFFPWPSMGPGRLGTDLIVEVPFAVPKGSLKYWRERFDKMGVKYGAVETRFGETTLPFKDPHGLQLALVETDEPREFVPWEKSAVPITHQLRGMHTVRLWERRLPPTAETLTGCMGFSLFGTENGWSRYSVDGGGSGKIIEVKELPQEGRGRWGTGAVHHVAWRMKDSEEEMAMREIIFNDGLFPTEQIDRFWFKSVYFREPGGVLFELATDGPGFDRDENMERLGEQLILPPWLEPHRAQIEAALPRLEMPKIGT; encoded by the coding sequence ATGAAAAACTCCGTTCACGGCATTCACCATCTCACCGCCATCGCCGGCGACGCACAGGAGAATTTGAACTTCTATGTCGGCGTCATGGGCATGCGTCTGGTGAAAAGAAGCGTCAATCAGGATGTACCCGACACCTATCACCTGTTTTATGCCGACGGCGCCGGCACGCCTGGAACTGATCTCACGTTTTTCCCCTGGCCGAGCATGGGGCCTGGGCGCTTGGGAACCGATTTGATTGTGGAAGTTCCTTTTGCCGTTCCGAAAGGGAGCTTGAAATATTGGCGCGAGCGCTTCGATAAAATGGGCGTCAAATACGGCGCGGTTGAAACGCGCTTCGGTGAAACGACACTGCCCTTCAAAGATCCACACGGCTTGCAACTGGCTTTGGTGGAAACCGATGAGCCACGCGAGTTTGTGCCGTGGGAAAAAAGCGCGGTTCCGATTACGCATCAGTTGCGCGGCATGCACACCGTGCGGCTTTGGGAACGCCGCCTCCCTCCGACTGCGGAAACGCTCACCGGGTGCATGGGATTCTCGCTGTTTGGAACCGAAAATGGCTGGTCGCGCTACAGCGTCGATGGCGGCGGCTCCGGCAAAATCATCGAAGTGAAAGAACTGCCGCAGGAAGGTCGTGGCCGCTGGGGAACCGGCGCCGTGCATCACGTCGCGTGGCGCATGAAAGATTCCGAAGAAGAAATGGCGATGCGTGAGATTATTTTCAACGACGGTCTCTTCCCCACCGAGCAAATCGATCGCTTCTGGTTCAAATCGGTTTATTTTCGCGAGCCTGGCGGCGTGCTGTTCGAGTTGGCCACCGACGGCCCTGGTTTTGATCGTGATGAAAACATGGAACGTTTGGGTGAGCAATTGATTCTCCCACCCTGGCTGGAGCCGCATCGCGCGCAGATTGAGGCGGCGCTGCCGCGTTTGGAGATGCCGAAGATAGGAACGTGA
- a CDS encoding DUF2283 domain-containing protein, with protein sequence MFKKLANSHGIILDYDAAGNLVSIKILDASRCVIQPKQMVYELAAPRELAGVV encoded by the coding sequence TTGTTTAAAAAATTGGCCAATTCTCATGGCATTATTTTGGATTATGACGCCGCCGGCAACCTCGTTTCCATAAAAATTTTGGATGCATCACGCTGCGTCATTCAGCCCAAGCAGATGGTGTACGAGTTGGCTGCGCCGAGAGAATTGGCTGGTGTCGTTTAG
- a CDS encoding T9SS type A sorting domain-containing protein translates to MPRKFFAALPAALIFSLSNPATAQHSVARQWNEVLLEAIRHDFARPTVHARNLFHASLAMYDAWAAFDQTAETCFLGKSFGGFHCAFTGISTPANVQAARNEAISHAAYRLLTHRFRKSPGAAASLARFDSLLTKLGYNPANTSTDYSTGSAAALGNYIGQRLIEFGLQDGANEQNDYTNLYYKPINPPLITIFPGNPKLVDPNRWQPLTLEVFIDQAGNVIPGDTPPFLSPEWGRITPFALKESDRNVYTRDGKEYWVYHDPGPPDYIHQTDMGTMSEEYKWGFTLVAIWSSHLDPTDGVMWDISPAAIGNIQHFPMTSKEFPSFYKLFQGGDIGRGRVINPRTGLPYQPQIVPRGDYTRTLAEFWADGPHSETPPGHWFTILNYVSDHPAFQKRFRGQGPILEALEWDVKAYLALGGAVHDAAITAWGIKGWYDYIRPISVIRWMAERTAGTNPNPPGYPTASFTIIPNFIEIVQPGDTLAGENGKNLGKVKLRAWRGPAYIKDPQTDVAGVGWILAENWWPYQRPTFVTPPFAGYISGHSTFSRAAAEVMTLLTGDEYFPGGMGEFHARKNEYLVFEDGPSVDLTLQWATYRDASDQCSLSRIWGGIHPPVDDIPGRLIGRQIGINAFLQAERYFTGQLTGVKTAPPARAPETFSMRVYPNPIQSGQVLTAAVNRPVSNVVLQLYDLHGRLVQTQSSRADARQYFELKTNALASGIYLLQMSGANGKLMQRVLVIK, encoded by the coding sequence ATGCCGAGAAAATTCTTCGCAGCGCTGCCAGCCGCCTTGATTTTTAGCCTCTCAAATCCTGCCACCGCCCAGCACTCCGTCGCCCGCCAGTGGAACGAAGTGTTGCTCGAAGCGATCCGGCATGACTTCGCCCGACCGACGGTTCATGCCCGCAACCTCTTTCACGCTTCGCTTGCCATGTATGATGCCTGGGCGGCCTTTGACCAAACGGCGGAGACTTGCTTTTTGGGAAAATCGTTCGGCGGATTCCACTGCGCTTTCACCGGCATCAGCACCCCCGCGAATGTGCAAGCGGCACGAAATGAGGCCATCAGCCATGCGGCGTATCGTTTGCTCACCCACCGCTTCCGAAAATCCCCCGGCGCTGCGGCCTCGCTGGCGCGATTTGATTCGTTGTTGACCAAATTAGGATATAACCCCGCGAACACCTCAACAGATTATTCCACCGGCTCAGCCGCAGCGCTGGGCAATTACATCGGGCAGCGCCTGATCGAGTTTGGCCTGCAAGACGGCGCCAATGAGCAGAATGATTACACGAATTTATACTACAAACCCATCAATCCGCCTTTGATAACGATCTTTCCTGGTAATCCGAAACTGGTCGACCCGAACCGGTGGCAACCTCTGACACTCGAGGTCTTCATCGACCAAGCGGGAAACGTTATCCCTGGCGATACCCCTCCTTTTCTGAGCCCGGAATGGGGCCGGATCACGCCGTTTGCTCTTAAGGAGTCCGATCGCAACGTTTATACCCGCGACGGCAAAGAATACTGGGTCTACCATGATCCTGGCCCGCCGGATTATATTCATCAAACGGACATGGGCACAATGTCCGAGGAATATAAATGGGGATTCACTTTGGTCGCGATCTGGTCATCCCATCTTGATCCAACCGACGGCGTGATGTGGGACATTTCACCCGCCGCGATCGGGAATATCCAACACTTTCCAATGACTTCAAAAGAATTTCCGAGCTTTTATAAGCTCTTTCAAGGCGGTGATATTGGCCGCGGGCGCGTCATCAATCCGCGCACCGGCCTGCCGTACCAACCGCAGATCGTTCCGCGCGGCGACTATACCCGCACGCTCGCCGAGTTCTGGGCTGATGGCCCGCATTCGGAAACGCCGCCCGGTCACTGGTTTACCATTTTAAATTATGTCAGCGATCACCCGGCTTTTCAAAAGCGTTTCCGTGGCCAGGGGCCGATCTTGGAGGCGTTGGAATGGGATGTGAAAGCATATTTAGCCCTGGGAGGAGCCGTTCACGATGCCGCAATAACCGCGTGGGGAATTAAAGGTTGGTACGATTATATCCGCCCGATTTCGGTTATTCGCTGGATGGCGGAACGCACTGCGGGCACAAACCCGAATCCTCCGGGCTACCCCACTGCCAGCTTTACGATTATCCCCAACTTCATCGAAATTGTTCAGCCGGGTGACACGCTTGCCGGCGAAAACGGCAAAAACCTCGGCAAAGTCAAATTGCGCGCCTGGCGCGGACCTGCTTACATCAAAGATCCCCAAACCGACGTTGCCGGCGTGGGTTGGATTTTAGCCGAGAACTGGTGGCCCTATCAGCGCCCGACTTTTGTGACGCCACCCTTTGCGGGATATATCTCCGGCCACTCGACATTCTCTCGCGCCGCCGCTGAAGTCATGACCCTGCTCACCGGCGATGAATATTTCCCCGGCGGCATGGGAGAATTTCATGCACGCAAGAACGAGTATCTGGTTTTCGAGGATGGCCCGAGCGTCGACCTAACCCTGCAGTGGGCAACTTATCGGGACGCTTCCGATCAATGCAGTCTTTCCCGAATCTGGGGCGGCATTCACCCGCCGGTTGATGATATACCGGGGCGTTTGATCGGCAGACAAATTGGTATCAACGCCTTTCTTCAAGCTGAGCGGTATTTTACCGGACAATTAACCGGCGTCAAGACGGCGCCGCCGGCAAGGGCGCCGGAAACGTTCTCAATGCGCGTCTATCCCAATCCGATTCAAAGCGGGCAAGTGCTGACCGCCGCTGTGAACCGGCCAGTCTCGAATGTCGTGCTGCAATTGTACGACCTGCACGGGCGGTTGGTGCAAACCCAGAGCTCGCGGGCAGACGCGCGACAATACTTCGAACTGAAAACGAATGCCCTCGCCTCCGGCATTTACCTGTTGCAAATGAGCGGCGCCAACGGGAAGTTGATGCAGCGCGTCCTCGTCATCAAATAG
- a CDS encoding DUF1573 domain-containing protein: MSRKRIFSLALVSVIVLSCNFAHAQGGANGAKGPKIQFKETSYDFGTAAQNTQVKHVFKFKNVGTDTLTITQVKTSCGCTAAESSKIIAPQKDGQIEVTYNTGTNIGKVSKTVYVFSNDVESPQRSISIYGVVEAKKSEE; this comes from the coding sequence ATGTCACGCAAACGTATTTTCAGCCTCGCGTTAGTTTCTGTCATCGTGTTGTCCTGCAATTTTGCCCATGCCCAAGGTGGCGCCAACGGCGCGAAAGGCCCGAAAATTCAGTTCAAAGAAACAAGCTATGACTTCGGCACCGCGGCGCAAAACACGCAGGTGAAGCACGTCTTCAAATTCAAAAACGTCGGCACCGACACGCTCACGATCACGCAGGTGAAAACCTCCTGCGGTTGCACCGCGGCGGAAAGCTCGAAGATCATTGCGCCGCAAAAAGACGGGCAGATCGAAGTCACCTACAACACCGGCACCAACATCGGCAAGGTTTCGAAAACAGTTTATGTTTTTTCCAACGACGTTGAATCACCGCAGCGCAGCATTTCAATTTACGGTGTCGTCGAGGCCAAGAAGAGTGAAGAGTAG